In Callospermophilus lateralis isolate mCalLat2 chromosome 4, mCalLat2.hap1, whole genome shotgun sequence, one genomic interval encodes:
- the Klrk1 gene encoding NKG2-D type II integral membrane protein produces MGLIRDRRCHHSLEMTECHNYNFGLAKRHNSKRCQKQRSTLITGKCRQKLSPFFLGRFIAISMAIRFIVMMVIWTVIFINSFPNQEVSIPSNEGYCGPCPKNWLCYRNHCYQFFNESKTWYQSQASCMSQNSSLLKIYSRVEQDFFKLVKSYHWIGLIQIPTNGSWQWEDGSILLPNQLTLVEMQNGTCIVYGSSFKGYTENCSALNTYICMQRIG; encoded by the exons ATGGGACTGATTCGTGATCGGAGGTGTCATCACAGCTTGG AGATGACTGAATGCCACAATTATAACTTTGGACTGGCAAAGCGTCACAATTCTAAAAGATGTCAAAAGCAAAGATCTACTCTAATAACAGGCAAATGTAGACAAAAAT TATCTCCATTTTTTCTTGGTCGTTTCATCGCCATTTCGATGGCGATACGTTTCATTGTTATGATGGTGATATGGACTGTCATATTCATAAACT CATTTCCCAACCAAGAAGTTTCAATTCCTTCAAATG AAGGATACTGTGGTCCATGCCCTAAAAATTGGTTATGTTATAGAAACCACTGCTACCAATTTTTTAATGAGAGCAAAACTTGGTACCAGAGCCAAGCTTCTTGTATGTCTCAAAATTCCAGCCTCCTGAAGATATACAGTAGAGTGGAACAG GATTTCTTCAAATTGGTGAAGTCATATCATTGGATAGGACTCATACAAATTCCGACAAATGGATCCTGGCAGTGGGAAGATGGCTCCATTCTCTTGCCCAACCA ACTAACACTGGTGGAAATGCAGAATGGAACCTGCATTGTATATGGCTCAAGCTTTAAAGGCTACACAGAAAACTGTTCAGCCCTGAACACATACATCTGCATGCAAAGGATTGGATAG